In the genome of Aequorivita sp. H23M31, the window CTTAAAGCCTGGCGGGAATATAACCTGTCCTTTTTACTATCACTATTTGTAGGAATTTTCATTAGCATCCTATCCCTGGCAAAACTGATTACATGGCTCTTGGCTGAATATCCAATTATGGTATGGTCATTTTTCTTCGGTTTGGTAATTGCCAGCATAGTATATGTGGGAAATCAAATGACCAGTTGGAGATTTACCGTAATTCTGGCAATGGTTATTGCTTCAGTTTTATCCTATTTGATAACCATCGCGGATCCAATAGGTTCACCCGATAGTCTTTGGTTTCTTTTTGTAGCTGGTTTTATTGCCATTATCGCCATGATTCTTCCGGGGATATCAGGTGCATTTATCCTTCTTTTATTAGGGGCTTATACCGCCGTTATCGGTATTGTTACACAATTGGGAGATGGAATTACCACGTTGGACAGTTCTTTATTTCTACAAGCCTTCGGCAAATTACTGATTTTTGGGATCGGCGCGATTCTCGGATTGAAAATTTTCTCAAACACTTTGAATTGGATGTTCAAACATCATAAGAACATGACCTTAGCCGTTCTTACAGGCTTTATGATCGGTGCATTAAATAAAATTTGGCCGTGGAAGGAAATATTGCAATATCGAACGAATCACGCTGGGGAGGAAATTCCTTTTATTGAAAGAAGTGTTTTACCCCAAAATTATGAGGGTGATCCTCAAATCTTGTTGGCTATCGTCTTCGGAATAATTGGATTCCTGACTATATTTTTATTAGAGAGGCTTGCAGTG includes:
- a CDS encoding DUF368 domain-containing protein; its protein translation is MPQRTFLQYLLITAKGLAMGAADVVPGVSGGTIAFISGIYEELIETIHKIDLGFFKIWKNEGFLKAWREYNLSFLLSLFVGIFISILSLAKLITWLLAEYPIMVWSFFFGLVIASIVYVGNQMTSWRFTVILAMVIASVLSYLITIADPIGSPDSLWFLFVAGFIAIIAMILPGISGAFILLLLGAYTAVIGIVTQLGDGITTLDSSLFLQAFGKLLIFGIGAILGLKIFSNTLNWMFKHHKNMTLAVLTGFMIGALNKIWPWKEILQYRTNHAGEEIPFIERSVLPQNYEGDPQILLAIVFGIIGFLTIFLLERLAVGKDVTENKEIEV